A window of the Nibribacter ruber genome harbors these coding sequences:
- a CDS encoding SRPBCC family protein — protein MATHPNFVISREINAPIERVWQAWTQEENLKQWWSPAGFDLEVKEFNAVPNGTFLYGMSAEGMPTMWGKCTYVSLEAPRRLEYIDAFTDEEGNLESAPFSEAWPTEMLNVLTLQEQNGKTLITLTGKPVNATPQEEQTYFEGHSDMQQSYSGIFQQLAAFLQ, from the coding sequence ATGGCAACCCATCCTAATTTTGTCATTTCTAGGGAAATCAACGCGCCCATAGAACGCGTTTGGCAGGCCTGGACCCAGGAAGAGAACCTGAAACAGTGGTGGAGCCCGGCTGGCTTTGACTTAGAGGTGAAAGAATTCAACGCTGTTCCTAACGGCACTTTCCTGTATGGCATGAGCGCCGAAGGCATGCCCACCATGTGGGGAAAATGCACTTACGTTTCCTTGGAGGCTCCGCGCAGGTTGGAATATATTGATGCATTCACAGATGAAGAAGGCAATCTGGAGAGTGCTCCCTTCAGTGAGGCCTGGCCCACAGAAATGCTCAACGTCCTCACGCTCCAAGAGCAGAACGGCAAAACGCTGATTACTTTGACCGGCAAGCCCGTAAACGCCACTCCGCAAGAAGAACAAACGTATTTTGAGGGCCACTCAGACATGCAACAAAGCTATAGCGGCATTTTCCAGCAGTTAGCAGCGTTCCTGCAATAA
- a CDS encoding VOC family protein has translation MASIHAYLNFNGNTEEVFNFYQSVFGGEFITFQRFKDIPGQNDMPADALDKIMHVSMPIGENTVLMGSDAVESMNQSVTMGNNIHLSIDSKSPEEAEHLFNGLSQGGKVTMPLQKTFWGAYFGMFQDQFGINWMVNHDFEEKN, from the coding sequence ATGGCATCAATTCACGCGTACCTTAACTTCAACGGCAACACCGAAGAGGTTTTTAACTTCTATCAATCTGTCTTCGGCGGTGAGTTCATTACTTTTCAGCGCTTTAAAGACATTCCTGGGCAAAATGACATGCCCGCCGACGCTCTGGACAAAATCATGCACGTGTCCATGCCCATCGGGGAGAATACCGTGCTCATGGGCTCAGACGCGGTAGAATCCATGAACCAAAGTGTGACCATGGGCAACAACATTCACCTATCCATAGACTCCAAAAGCCCGGAAGAGGCTGAACATTTGTTCAATGGCTTGTCTCAAGGTGGCAAGGTGACCATGCCCCTGCAAAAGACTTTCTGGGGAGCTTATTTTGGCATGTTCCAGGACCAGTTTGGCATAAACTGGATGGTGAACCATGACTTTGAAGAAAAAAACTAA